A single genomic interval of Sesamum indicum cultivar Zhongzhi No. 13 unplaced genomic scaffold, S_indicum_v1.0 scaffold00109, whole genome shotgun sequence harbors:
- the LOC105178829 gene encoding protein TRIGALACTOSYLDIACYLGLYCEROL 4, chloroplastic: MKKIEENCPVFFFWVTVKLKSFVIREFRTNQSTNQIMKKLRWVMDGGFWDVDVSTPVTLDGVARPVPGEVLPLGLTRGPRLSRPKQIDFFQRFMAMPFVPSFSNSLSLQRVLSLPLPSFARETWFSTLLGQFDVQKFVTSLRRNGLRQESDASSLQSIWRHLSDPNLYALNFSSEWLLTPEDTMLLSLEAHADDKTPRKKAVLHHKFPHHNLTLEATSPALFVDHLGNYWDVPFTWALDLASVASDSGTSCHFCINHTVGSPKQCEEHPMSSEPPSLLPGLCAKCAVSVKKNFDIWRSEAPKIKMVQPYDIFLSNPHISASATLGTVVTASLGDKSLRAHTKDESFGFRAKGANSAILADLFATASLSFQHGHFQKRFLDLTRFYTRLDIPLGLKFLVGASQVAFDLYNSKAPSIEAVQAICPTASLLIQQQIAGPFSFRVDAGVSLNLKKEWYFNVNDPVVAVEYALQVLGSAKALAWYSPKQREFMIELRFVET; the protein is encoded by the exons atgaagaagatagAAGAGAATTGTCCTGTATTCTTTTTCTGGGTGACGGTCAAACTCAAATCATTTGTAATAAGag AGTTCAGAACCAATCAATCCACCAACCAAATAATGAAGAAGCTGAGATGGGTGATGGATGGCGGATTCTGGGACGTGGACGTATCAACGCCGGTGACGTTGGACGGGGTGGCGCGCCCCGTCCCCGGTGAGGTCCTTCCGTTGGGATTGACTCGTGGACCAAGGCTGTCCAGGCCCAAGCAGATTGATTTCTTCCAGCGTTTCATGGCGATGCCCTTCGTCCCCTCATTTTCCAATTCCCTCTCTCTCCAACGAGTCCTATCTCTCCCTCTTCCCTCCTTTGCCCGCGAAACCTG GTTTTCAACATTGCTTGGACAGTTCGATGTGCAGAAGTTTGTTACTTCTCTCAGAAGGAATGGGTTAAGACAAGAATCAGATGCGTCCTCTTTGCAAAGTATTTGGAGACACCTTTCAGACCCAAATTTGTATGCCCTCAATTTCTCTTCCGAATGGTTGTTAACACCTGAAGATACAATGCTACTTAGCTTGGAAGCACATGCTGATGACAAGACTCCTAGAAAGAAGGCAGTACTTCATCACAAG TTTCCCCATCATAATCTCACTTTGGAGGCAACTTCGCCAGCACTTTTTGTTGACCATCTTGGTAATTACTGGGATGTTCCGTTCACATGGGCCTTGGATCTTGCATCAGTGGCTTCTGATTCCGGTACTAGCTGTCATTTCTGCATCAACCATACTGTAGGTTCACCCAAACAATGTGAAGAGCACCCTATGAGCTCAGAACCTCCTAGTTTACTTCCTGGATTGTGCGCCAAATGCGCTGTTTCAGTCAagaaaaattttgacataTGGAGGAGTGAGGCACCAAAGATAAAAATGGTGCAACCATATGATATATTTCTCTCCAACCCTCATATTTCAGCATCAGCAACCCTGG gTACTGTAGTCACTGCATCTCTTGGAGATAAATCGCTCAGAGCCCATACAAAAGATGAGTCATTTGGGTTTCGAGCCAAAGGAGCAAATTCTGCAATTTTAGCTGATCTTTTTGCAACTGCATCCCTCTCTTTTCAGCACGGACATTTCCAAAAGCGGTTTTTGGACCTTACTCGCTTTTACACACGGTTAGATATTCCATTGGGGTTAAAGTTCCTAGTTGGTGCCTCTCAGGTGGCATTTGACCTTTACAATTCTAAAGCACCAAGTATTGAAGCAGTTCAGGCAATTTGTCCTACTGCCAGCCTTTTGATTCAGCAGCAG ATAGCGGGACCTTTCAGCTTCAGAGTTGATGCTGGAGTGAGCCTTAATCTAAAGAAAGAATGGTACTTCAATGTGAATGACCCTGTAGTTGCTGTTGAATATGCCTTGCAAGTTCTTGGTTCAGCAAAAGCTCTAGCTTGGTACTCCCCGAAACAAAGAGAATTCATGATAGAATTACGGTTCGTTGAGACCTAA
- the LOC105178831 gene encoding uncharacterized protein LOC105178831 isoform X1, with the protein MATKKIIAICQSGGEFLTNKDDGSLFYTGGEAYALDLDHQTQLKDFKHELAETFQCSADAMAIKYFLPGNRKTLITISKDKDLKRMVNFFKDSDQVEVFVIAEEAAARNMSNMPASRSSRTTVSEAAIPSDVPVDLMQTDDAIVLDEPIETTPLGACPFSNEEKHRRAAIQWENIITGVDQRFNTFAEFREALHKYSIAHGFTYKYKKNDSHRVTAKCKIEGCPWRIYASRLATTQLICIKKMNPEHTCEGATVKAGYRATRGWIGSIIKEKLKVSPNYKPKDIASDIKRDYGIQLNYTQAWRAKEIAREQLQGSYKEAYSQLPFFCEKIMETNPGSLATFSTKEDSSFRRFFVSFHASISGFHQCRPLLFLDSTLLYSKYQGTLLAATAADGNDDFFPVAFAVVDEETEENWHWFLSQLKSALSTSEQITFVSDFQKGIRESLLDIFGKECYHGYCLRCLAEKLNKDLKGQFSHDARRLMVQDFYAAAYAPKLEMFERCVENIKAISVEAYNWVVNSEPDHWANAFFGGARYNHMTSNFGQQFYSWVSEVDELPITQMVDVLRGKIMELIYRRRLESSQWVTRLTPFMEDKLQHEISKARSLQVLLSHGSTFEVRGESVDIVDIDHWDCSCKGWQLSGLPCCHAIAVLECLGRSLYDYCSRFFMTDSYRSTYTESINPMPNVEKPERSELQEATIVTPPPTKRPPGRPKLKLVESVDIIKRQLQCSKCKGLGHNKKTCNKVNGIEAPETPVLTRVAIEEPEGST; encoded by the exons ATGGCCACTAAGAAAATCATAGCCATATGCCAATCTGGAGGGGaatttttgacaaataaagatgatggctctttattttatactgGAGGCGAAGCTTATGCTCTGGACCTCGATCATCAGACCCAGTTGAAAGATTTCAAGCATGAACTTGCCGAAACCTTTCAATGCAGTGCAGACGCAATGGCAATCAAGTATTTTCTTCCTGGAAACAGGAAGACTTTGATTACCATATCCAAGGATAAGGATCTCAAGCGCATGGTTAACTTCTTCAAGGACTCTGATCAAGTTGAGGTCTTCGTAATTGCTGAAGAAGCTGCTGCTCGAAATATGTCCAACATGCCTGCTAGTAG GTCTAGCAGGACAACTGTGTCCGAGGCTGCAATTCCATCTGATGTACCAGTGGATTTGATGCAAACTGATGATGCAATTGTGTTGGATGAGCCTATTGAAACTACACCACTTGGTGCATGTCCATTTAGCAATGAAGAGAAGCACCGGAGAGCAGCAATTCAGTGGGAGAACATCATAACTGGTGTGGACCAAAGATTCAATACTTTTGCTGAATTTCGTGAAGCGCTGCATAAATATTCCATTGCTCATGGATTCACCtacaaatataagaaaaatgacaGCCATCGCGTGACTGCCAAGTGCAAAATAGAAGGATGTCCGTGGCGCATATATGCATCCAGGTTGGCTACTACtcaattaatatgtataaagaaaatgaaccCCGAGCATACGTGTGAAGGGGCCACCGTTAAAGCTGGTTATAGAGCGACTAGGGGATGGATAGGAAGTATCATAAAGGAAAAACTGAAAGTTTCCCCAAATTACAAACCGAAAGATATTGCCAGTGATATCAAGCGTGATTATGGCATTCAGTTGAACTATACGCAAGCATGGCGAGCCAAGGAGATTGCAAGGGAGCAGCTTCAGGGATCTTATAAAGAGGCGTACTCACAGTTACCTTTTTTCTGTGAGAAGATAATGGAGACTAATCCAGGCAGTCTAGCTACATTCAGCACTAAGGAAGATTCGAGCTTCCGACGATTTTTTGTATCATTTCATGCCTCAATATCTGGTTTTCACCAGTGTCgtcctcttctttttcttgatagCACTCTCCTTTACTCGAAATATCAAGGAACTTTATTAGCTGCAACAGCTGCAGATGGAAATGATGATTTTTTCCCTGTAGCTTTTGCTGTGGTAGATGAAGAGACCGAGGAAAACTGGCATTGGTTTCTGTCACAACTGAAATCCGCTCTCTCAACATCAGAGCAAATTACTTTTGTTTCTGACTTCCAGAAAGGCATAAGAGAGTCCTTGCTTGATATATTTGGCAAGGAGTGCTATCACGGTTACTGTTTACGGTGTCTTGCAGAGAAGCTTAATAAAGATCTTAAAGGACAATTTTCTCATGATGCGAGACGCCTCATGGTTCAAGATTTCTATGCTGCTGCCTATGCACCAAAACTTGAGATGTTCGAGAGGTGTGTTGAAAACATAAAAGCTATCTCAGTTGAGGCTTATAATTGGGTTGTTAACAGTGAGCCAGATCACTGGGCCAATGCATTTTTCGGTGGGGCTAGATATAACCATATGACATCAAACTTTGGCCAACAGTTCTACAGTTGGGTGTCTGAGGTGGATGAGTTGCCTATAACTCAGATGGTAGATGTGTTGCGTGGCAAGATTATGGAATTGATATATAGGCGACGACTTGAATCCAGTCAATGGGTAACAAGGTTGACACCTTTTATGGAGGATAAACTTCAGCATGAGATATCAAAAGCAAGATCACTTCAAGTGTTACTCTCGCATGGTAGTACATTTGAGGTCCGTGGTGAATCAGTTGACATAGTTGACATTGATCACTGGGACTGTAGTTGCAAGGGGTGGCAGCTCAGTGGATTGCCTTGCTGCCATGCTATTGCTGTTCTTGAATGCCTTGGCCGGAGCCTTTATGATTATTGCTCTAGATTCTTCATGACTGACAGCTACCGCTCAACTTATACAGAGTCAATCAATCCCATGCCAAATGTGGAGAAACCAGAAAGAAGTGAGCTGCAGGAAGCAACTATTGTAACTCCTCCACCTACAAAACGACCACCAGGGcgaccaaaattgaaattggtTGAATCCGTGGATATCATTAAACGTCAGCTCCAGTGTAGTAAGTGCAAAGGCCTGGGCCACAATAAGAAAACATGCAA CAAGGTGAACGGGATAGAGGCACCAGAGACTCCTGTCTTGACAAGGGTGGCCATTGAAGAACCAGAAGGAAGCACTTGA
- the LOC105178831 gene encoding uncharacterized protein LOC105178831 isoform X2 yields MATKKIIAICQSGGEFLTNKDDGSLFYTGGEAYALDLDHQTQLKDFKHELAETFQCSADAMAIKYFLPGNRKTLITISKDKDLKRMVNFFKDSDQVEVFVIAEEAAARNMSNMPASRSSRTTVSEAAIPSDVPVDLMQTDDAIVLDEPIETTPLGACPFSNEEKHRRAAIQWENIITGVDQRFNTFAEFREALHKYSIAHGFTYKYKKNDSHRVTAKCKIEGCPWRIYASRLATTQLICIKKMNPEHTCEGATVKAGYRATRGWIGSIIKEKLKVSPNYKPKDIASDIKRDYGIQLNYTQAWRAKEIAREQLQGSYKEAYSQLPFFCEKIMETNPGSLATFSTKEDSSFRRFFVSFHASISGFHQCRPLLFLDSTLLYSKYQGTLLAATAADGNDDFFPVAFAVVDEETEENWHWFLSQLKSALSTSEQITFVSDFQKGIRESLLDIFGKECYHGYCLRCLAEKLNKDLKGQFSHDARRLMVQDFYAAAYAPKLEMFERCVENIKAISVEAYNWVVNSEPDHWANAFFGGARYNHMTSNFGQQFYSWVSEVDELPITQMVDVLRGKIMELIYRRRLESSQWVTRLTPFMEDKLQHEISKARSLQVLLSHGSTFEVRGESVDIVDIDHWDCSCKGWQLSGLPCCHAIAVLECLGRSLYDYCSRFFMTDSYRSTYTESINPMPNVEKPERSELQEATIVTPPPTKRPPGRPKLKLVESVDIIKRQLQCSKCKGLGHNKKTCK; encoded by the exons ATGGCCACTAAGAAAATCATAGCCATATGCCAATCTGGAGGGGaatttttgacaaataaagatgatggctctttattttatactgGAGGCGAAGCTTATGCTCTGGACCTCGATCATCAGACCCAGTTGAAAGATTTCAAGCATGAACTTGCCGAAACCTTTCAATGCAGTGCAGACGCAATGGCAATCAAGTATTTTCTTCCTGGAAACAGGAAGACTTTGATTACCATATCCAAGGATAAGGATCTCAAGCGCATGGTTAACTTCTTCAAGGACTCTGATCAAGTTGAGGTCTTCGTAATTGCTGAAGAAGCTGCTGCTCGAAATATGTCCAACATGCCTGCTAGTAG GTCTAGCAGGACAACTGTGTCCGAGGCTGCAATTCCATCTGATGTACCAGTGGATTTGATGCAAACTGATGATGCAATTGTGTTGGATGAGCCTATTGAAACTACACCACTTGGTGCATGTCCATTTAGCAATGAAGAGAAGCACCGGAGAGCAGCAATTCAGTGGGAGAACATCATAACTGGTGTGGACCAAAGATTCAATACTTTTGCTGAATTTCGTGAAGCGCTGCATAAATATTCCATTGCTCATGGATTCACCtacaaatataagaaaaatgacaGCCATCGCGTGACTGCCAAGTGCAAAATAGAAGGATGTCCGTGGCGCATATATGCATCCAGGTTGGCTACTACtcaattaatatgtataaagaaaatgaaccCCGAGCATACGTGTGAAGGGGCCACCGTTAAAGCTGGTTATAGAGCGACTAGGGGATGGATAGGAAGTATCATAAAGGAAAAACTGAAAGTTTCCCCAAATTACAAACCGAAAGATATTGCCAGTGATATCAAGCGTGATTATGGCATTCAGTTGAACTATACGCAAGCATGGCGAGCCAAGGAGATTGCAAGGGAGCAGCTTCAGGGATCTTATAAAGAGGCGTACTCACAGTTACCTTTTTTCTGTGAGAAGATAATGGAGACTAATCCAGGCAGTCTAGCTACATTCAGCACTAAGGAAGATTCGAGCTTCCGACGATTTTTTGTATCATTTCATGCCTCAATATCTGGTTTTCACCAGTGTCgtcctcttctttttcttgatagCACTCTCCTTTACTCGAAATATCAAGGAACTTTATTAGCTGCAACAGCTGCAGATGGAAATGATGATTTTTTCCCTGTAGCTTTTGCTGTGGTAGATGAAGAGACCGAGGAAAACTGGCATTGGTTTCTGTCACAACTGAAATCCGCTCTCTCAACATCAGAGCAAATTACTTTTGTTTCTGACTTCCAGAAAGGCATAAGAGAGTCCTTGCTTGATATATTTGGCAAGGAGTGCTATCACGGTTACTGTTTACGGTGTCTTGCAGAGAAGCTTAATAAAGATCTTAAAGGACAATTTTCTCATGATGCGAGACGCCTCATGGTTCAAGATTTCTATGCTGCTGCCTATGCACCAAAACTTGAGATGTTCGAGAGGTGTGTTGAAAACATAAAAGCTATCTCAGTTGAGGCTTATAATTGGGTTGTTAACAGTGAGCCAGATCACTGGGCCAATGCATTTTTCGGTGGGGCTAGATATAACCATATGACATCAAACTTTGGCCAACAGTTCTACAGTTGGGTGTCTGAGGTGGATGAGTTGCCTATAACTCAGATGGTAGATGTGTTGCGTGGCAAGATTATGGAATTGATATATAGGCGACGACTTGAATCCAGTCAATGGGTAACAAGGTTGACACCTTTTATGGAGGATAAACTTCAGCATGAGATATCAAAAGCAAGATCACTTCAAGTGTTACTCTCGCATGGTAGTACATTTGAGGTCCGTGGTGAATCAGTTGACATAGTTGACATTGATCACTGGGACTGTAGTTGCAAGGGGTGGCAGCTCAGTGGATTGCCTTGCTGCCATGCTATTGCTGTTCTTGAATGCCTTGGCCGGAGCCTTTATGATTATTGCTCTAGATTCTTCATGACTGACAGCTACCGCTCAACTTATACAGAGTCAATCAATCCCATGCCAAATGTGGAGAAACCAGAAAGAAGTGAGCTGCAGGAAGCAACTATTGTAACTCCTCCACCTACAAAACGACCACCAGGGcgaccaaaattgaaattggtTGAATCCGTGGATATCATTAAACGTCAGCTCCAGTGTAGTAAGTGCAAAGGCCTGGGCCACAATAAGAAAACATGCAAGTAA
- the LOC105178832 gene encoding late embryogenesis abundant protein D-29 isoform X3 has translation MKVRFVVVVLLVIWAVVGINGKENPLLHEEGAAAAGKESSSESWAEWAKEKIAEGLGFNHAAKHTSTSDAAKNTKDKITQATTDVKKGAAEKAGEARDKASEAADEVKRKASQKTEEAYERMGQAKEMAAEKARQGKEAAREEAREKEEKAEEKLKWAKEKAKEGYEAAKEKVGEGYESARDTIASNLEAAKEKSRDIKEDMTTTTTMGGRDEEL, from the exons ATGAAGGTCAGGTTTGTGGTTGTGGTACTGTTGGTGATATGGGCAGTGGTGGGCATCAATGGGAAAGAGAATCCACTACTACATGAGGAAGGAGCAGCTGCAGCTGGTAAAGAGAGTAGTTCGGAATCCTGGGCTGAGTGGGCCAAGGAGAAGATCGCCGAGGGCCTTGGCTTTAACCACGCTGCTAAGCACACCTCCACCTCTGATGCCGCCAAGAACACCAAAGATAAAATCACCCAAGCAACTACTG ATGTAAAGAAGGGGGCAGCAGAGAAAGCTGGAGAGGCAAGAGACAAAGCAAGCGAGGCGGCGGATGAGGTAAAGCGAAAGGCGTCGCAGAAGACTGAGGAAGCTTACGAGAGGATGGGACAGGCGAAAGAGATGGCGGCAGAAAAAGCAAGGCAAGGCAAGGAAGCGGCAAGAGAGGAGgcgagagagaaagaggaaaaggCTGAAGAGAAGTTGAAGTGGGCAAAGGAGAAAGCCAAGGAAGGGTATGAAGCTGCTAAAGAGAAAGTTGGAGAGGGTTATGAGTCGGCGAGGGATACCATAGCATCAAACCTTGAAGCAGCTAAGGAGAAGTCGCGGGACATCAAGGAGGATATGACGACGACGACAACAATGGGAGGTCGTGATGAGGAGCTATGA
- the LOC105178832 gene encoding late embryogenesis abundant protein D-29 isoform X1 produces MKVRFVVVVLLVIWAVVGINGKENPLLHEEGAAAAGKESSSESWAEWAKEKIAEGLGFNHAAKHTSTSDAAKNTKDKITQATTAAEYGSDVKKGAAEKAGEARDKASEAADEVKRKASQKTEEAYERMGQAKEMAAEKARQGKEAAREEAREKEEKAEEKLKWAKEKAKEGYEAAKEKVGEGYESARDTIASNLEAAKEKSRDIKEDMTTTTTMGGRDEEL; encoded by the exons ATGAAGGTCAGGTTTGTGGTTGTGGTACTGTTGGTGATATGGGCAGTGGTGGGCATCAATGGGAAAGAGAATCCACTACTACATGAGGAAGGAGCAGCTGCAGCTGGTAAAGAGAGTAGTTCGGAATCCTGGGCTGAGTGGGCCAAGGAGAAGATCGCCGAGGGCCTTGGCTTTAACCACGCTGCTAAGCACACCTCCACCTCTGATGCCGCCAAGAACACCAAAGATAAAATCACCCAAGCAACTACTG CTGCAGAATATGGTTCAGATGTAAAGAAGGGGGCAGCAGAGAAAGCTGGAGAGGCAAGAGACAAAGCAAGCGAGGCGGCGGATGAGGTAAAGCGAAAGGCGTCGCAGAAGACTGAGGAAGCTTACGAGAGGATGGGACAGGCGAAAGAGATGGCGGCAGAAAAAGCAAGGCAAGGCAAGGAAGCGGCAAGAGAGGAGgcgagagagaaagaggaaaaggCTGAAGAGAAGTTGAAGTGGGCAAAGGAGAAAGCCAAGGAAGGGTATGAAGCTGCTAAAGAGAAAGTTGGAGAGGGTTATGAGTCGGCGAGGGATACCATAGCATCAAACCTTGAAGCAGCTAAGGAGAAGTCGCGGGACATCAAGGAGGATATGACGACGACGACAACAATGGGAGGTCGTGATGAGGAGCTATGA
- the LOC105178832 gene encoding late embryogenesis abundant protein D-29 isoform X2: MKVRFVVVVLLVIWAVVGINGKENPLLHEEGAAAAGKESSSESWAEWAKEKIAEGLGFNHAAKHTSTSDAAKNTKDKITQATTEYGSDVKKGAAEKAGEARDKASEAADEVKRKASQKTEEAYERMGQAKEMAAEKARQGKEAAREEAREKEEKAEEKLKWAKEKAKEGYEAAKEKVGEGYESARDTIASNLEAAKEKSRDIKEDMTTTTTMGGRDEEL; the protein is encoded by the exons ATGAAGGTCAGGTTTGTGGTTGTGGTACTGTTGGTGATATGGGCAGTGGTGGGCATCAATGGGAAAGAGAATCCACTACTACATGAGGAAGGAGCAGCTGCAGCTGGTAAAGAGAGTAGTTCGGAATCCTGGGCTGAGTGGGCCAAGGAGAAGATCGCCGAGGGCCTTGGCTTTAACCACGCTGCTAAGCACACCTCCACCTCTGATGCCGCCAAGAACACCAAAGATAAAATCACCCAAGCAACTACTG AATATGGTTCAGATGTAAAGAAGGGGGCAGCAGAGAAAGCTGGAGAGGCAAGAGACAAAGCAAGCGAGGCGGCGGATGAGGTAAAGCGAAAGGCGTCGCAGAAGACTGAGGAAGCTTACGAGAGGATGGGACAGGCGAAAGAGATGGCGGCAGAAAAAGCAAGGCAAGGCAAGGAAGCGGCAAGAGAGGAGgcgagagagaaagaggaaaaggCTGAAGAGAAGTTGAAGTGGGCAAAGGAGAAAGCCAAGGAAGGGTATGAAGCTGCTAAAGAGAAAGTTGGAGAGGGTTATGAGTCGGCGAGGGATACCATAGCATCAAACCTTGAAGCAGCTAAGGAGAAGTCGCGGGACATCAAGGAGGATATGACGACGACGACAACAATGGGAGGTCGTGATGAGGAGCTATGA
- the LOC105178835 gene encoding 50S ribosomal protein L3-2, chloroplastic isoform X2: protein MAAASKGLVSRFTHLLFFRPTSLSLSQASLQQTTQFRTFILEAEKHDSISSRVIQATPGVMTRHSKRTGAIAVKCGMTALWDKWGARIPVTILWLDDNIVSQVKTPEKEGFSALQIGCGQKKEKHLRKPEVGHFRAQGVPMKRKLREFPVTEDALLPVGTSISVRHFVPGQYVDVTSITKGKGFQGGMKRWGFKGMPASHGASLSHRSIGSTGQRDAPGKVFKGKKMPGHMGVEQRTVKNVWVYKVDPARNLLWVKGFQVQPEILSS from the exons ATGGCCGCCGCTTCCAAAGGCCTCGTTTCTCGTTTCACCCACCTCCTCTTCTTCCGCCCCACATCTCTTTCGCTTTCTCAGGCATCCCTACAGCAAACCACACAGTTCAGAACCTTCATCCTGGAGGCAGAAAAACATGATTCTATCAGCTCTCGAGTTATCCAAGCTACACCCGGAGTTATGACCCGCCATTCGAAGCGGACTGGTGCTATCGCCGTTAAGTGTGGAATGACGGCGTTGTGGGATAAGTGGGGCGCCCGGATTCCCGTTACGATTCTCTGGTTGGATGATAACATCGTCTCCCAAGTCAAAACCCCTGAAAAAGAAGGATTTTCTGCGCTTCAG ATTGGGTGTGGACAAAAGAAGGAGAAACATTTGAGAAAACCTGAAGTGGGCCATTTTAGAGCTCAAGGCGTGCCCATGAAAAGGAAGCTGAGGGAGTTTCCAGTGACTGAGGATGCTCTTCTTCCCGTTGGAACATCCATCAGTGTTCGCCATTTTGTTCCAGGGCAGTATGTTGACGTCACTAGCATTACAAAAGGGAAGGGATTTCAG GGTGGGATGAAACGGTGGGGCTTCAAGGGTATGCCTGCATCTCATGGTGCATCATTATCGCACCGAAGTATTGGTTCTACTGGTCAAAGGGATGCTCCAGGAAAG GTTTTTAAGGGAAAGAAGATGCCTGGCCACATGGGTGTCGAGCAAAGAACAGTTAAAAATGTTTGGGTTTACAAAGTTGACCCTGCAAGGAACCTATTATGGGTAAAAGG